The genomic stretch ATACCacatttctgtaaaaaattaataaacatatgGGAATTTTGCTTTCTTGAAAGATGTTTCTGATTAGctgtcaatttttttaattctttattgtTGGCTACATGCTTCTCTGAATCTATAGATTGAACATCCTTGGgcttatctctctttctctgagTAATATGAGATtgagtaattattttcataagtGATTCTTGAGATACATTCCTAGAAGAGCTGTGACTGATATTAATATCTTGAGTAATATGATTTGATACATCTTTATCCAGTGTAGCTTTAGTTTGTTTCTTTCTCATAGCACTAAGCTCATTGTATGAAACATTACTATTGGAAGTttcctttaataaattaagactTGTAGTTTTATGCTTTTGTGTAATTGATTTTTCCATATATGGGTTTGCAGTATCTGAAGATTTATTTTGTGTTATGGATAGAGGATTTTTTGACAAAGGTGTATTTTCTTGTGAATCTGACGTAGAAGAAATATTTGCCAATGCTTGGCTTTGACGTTTCGATATCGTCGCGTTAGTCTTTAAAACTTTAGGGGCACTAGTCATTTCATCTGGATCTGACAGATCATTTTCAGAATCACAAAAGCTTCTTTTCCTTTGAACAGAAGAACTATTTTCTCTGGAATAAATGTTTAAGGATTTTAATGTTGACGGTTtcatatttgataatttttcttcgctcTGTTTCTGCGTTGTTTGTTTATAATCAATAGAATTAGTTCTCTCTAATGACTGATTAACTAATTGTACATCTTTGTGCAAACGACTTTTAATCAGTTTTCTTTTATccataatgtatatatatatagaagaaactctgtttttctttcttaattaatatatttttatgcgctAAATTTGATgtgataaaaagataatactTATTTGATAAGTTATATTTCACtgtccttcttcttctttttctacagAATAACTTCTATCCGTTTCACTGCGACACTAttgaaagtattattttacgcgGGACCATAGACGTAATATTATAGCAAGACTAGACAGGTTCGTCGCCTGTCGCGTCAATTAATTGGCTACTGCGCGTCACTGGATGCGTTCAGCGAACAATAGCTCAGTGAATTCTTACATCTGATTGGAATATTCTTTAAGATCTGAAAATATTCATCAATTAGATACAAAAGTTCACTGAGCTTTGTTCATCTACGTGGGATATTTAAAACTAAACAGCATGACTCCTACACATGAAACGCACTCGCGACGAGCACGTTTCCGCGTTCCATGTGTAGGAGCCATTCTGTTTAGTTTCGAATACTGCTTTAGATGGCAGgctgaaagagagagagagaaggggatcagatacttcttttttttcaacaccGAAACTACTAGAATACACAAACTATCAAAGAATCTCAAAGGACTCGAAGTGTTATGTGTTGACGGTTGTAGCTTTGAAACGGTGTTGCTTCTTGGCATTTCGATATCGGAAGATTTCAGGCATTCGTTTTTTTCAAAGGAAACATCCTATCTTATTATTCCGATTGAGGGTTTTATGATTGATACTCGGCCAGCGGAgcataaatagaaaaatggtAAGCAAAGTTTTTTAGAATGCTCGAGACGTTTTTTGTTTCGTatggaattttatatttagtccACTGATCAACTGAATATTATGGCCAGTTAGACAACGTAGATAAAAGGAGGAAACAAATAGGCTTATGATAAGTTGAGAAAGTATAGCTTTTGATTTATACGAaaaactgtaattaatttctcttgaTATCTTTGTAACATTGAACAagtttttcatttctttttttctcattttataaatataccaATGGAAGCATAAGTTTAATTACTATtcatacataatttataataaatggtaTTTACAAAGTTTAtgttattcaatttaattttacctgATTTTAGTCTCATACAATACTGCTAGTACAACCAGGGGTCAGACCTGAAACAAGAACATATTCAGATTATGAAAGTATCAATGAATGTATGGAAGGTAATGCTacattacaataatattttatattacaaattcaaGTTAGAAactaataagaaaaatgtttttaaattataaaatgaaaattatacacataatttttgataagaaTATTAGTTGCCAgtaatgaatattataaaatcaatttactctatattttaagaaataaaaaaaaaatagagataatGTATTACaagaaattgcaattttttgtttattattaggtgtttgtaaaatttatgaagaaCATTTGAAGAGACGAAATCCAAACACTCCAACTATTACTTATGACATTAGTCAGCTTTTCGATTTCGTCGATCAATTAACAGATTTATCATGCCTTGTGTATCAAAAATCAACAAACACTTATGCTCCTTACAATAAGGATtggattaaagaaaaaatatatgtgcTATTGCGAAGGGCTGCAGGACAtggagaataattaatatataagttACATCTATGTATACATGTGTGTTTTCatatgataaaataactttaaacttttcaatatattatttgttgtaataaatatattatttacggtAACGTATATTTTGACATAATAACTTAGTTTGTAAACCTACCCcattaaacgaaaataaatttgattatcAAATGAGTGTATTTATGTATGTGCACagagtaattaataataagattaactttattaaaatacataatatattattacgataaatatattttcaaaaattcacgGTTTTATAAGTTTTCAAACGtgtatatatatcatatattattattataatacatttctttatacaatatacaatttatataattaatcacaTTAGGGTTTCTACAAGTAAACTTTTCAAGGTACACATTAGTGTGAAGTAATACTTTCAAATGTAGAATTGTGAACGTATTAAacgcaaaatattataaaatttatatttaaaacattttgttaTCTCACCACTttcgtttataataaagtataaccaaattaatttttgcattacgATTAATATGTAAGAAGTAAATACTTATTCAaatgtttgtaaattttatacttttatgaatttgtatattaaaatttgaatctATTACCATCTGTAAGGGACATAATTGCATGCTCCTGAGTGATTGCAGCTAATTCTTTAACCCATTCATCTAATATAACAGCACATAGTACGACATTTTGTACTGGGCTCACATCATTTGGCGATTCCCATGAAGTTTTTCTATACCTATTGAGTTTAAGTTTAATCAATAtcatatacacatatattacatactgatttttatatctttgtatcaaaagaaaatttgtatataataaaacaaagcaacaaggaataaaaaatctaaaatagtTTACCTAGATCCAGATCCAACTATTTGTAGCTGATCTTCTGATATACTGGACGGCTGGGTAATAGAATTTGATTGACCCAAACTTGTACTACCAGTTCGTCTGAGTAATTGTGTTATTGACAACgtcaaactttttctttttggttcCCCTGTAAATATCGTTGATATAGTAATTTGGTTTTATATCTATGTCacatatatgaaaaaatattttatattaatacatacatCTTTTGAACACTTGCAGcatgtaaaatttgaaaatatgattaatgaaaatgaaagagtttattaatatatttaccaaTTTATCGACTACGCGTAaactttacgtttttttttctttttttttttttaagaaataaataatacctCTTGAGAACGGTTCATTAGCCAAAGAATGCCTTTTAACAGATGAAGATTGGGCAGCAGCTTCTATGACATTTTTCCtcgcatttattaatttattttcccgaTTAATCAAAAATGATCTTGCTTGTTCAACTAATAAATCTACGTTGTTATGTTTCGAAAGAAATTGATCTATTTTATGCTTTAATGAAGCAAGTACCTgcaatacaaattaaaaaaaaaattattttgttttataaatcgccaatatatatttaatataatatataatataatgcaTATATACCTGAAATAAAGATCTAATGCTGGGTTGAAATACAAGAGAATGGTTTAGCAAAAATGATTGCAATAAAGGTTGTGGATATATCGCCAATCTGCTAATGAGGCCCGTAAGATGCAAATTGACGTACAAGTTATTGCTTGTCATACATTCGAGTTTCCGTAAAATTACATCTAAAAATATGCCGACATTTGGCTCTCCGTTAAACACGTCTTGTCGGTATAAAGAGTCcttatttgattttttcaaTGGTGTTTCCACAATTATTGAGATATTtgatttcttaatattatgCATAGCGATATCATCAGTctctttcttaattaaaatgtgcGCTTCTTCATGCTCACTCATACGACCTTCGCTGATCTCGTTATCAGGTGTAGATTCTGGCGATCCTTTGAATGCGATGCTTTCATAGCCGCTACTCTCACCCGCTGACATAAACGAATTCATAGCTGTAGTCGAATCGTTTATGTTATCGGGTTCCTTCTTATCTAAACAAGTCTTCTCTGGATAGTCTGTGATTTCGATATTTTCGTTTAACAGTTCCGCAATATCGGCATCTAATTGCTTCTGCTCATCGTCAGATAATGCGAGgtctaaattaaaatcaccTTCAATATTAGGCTTATTGCTGTTTAAATCTTTACCCTCTAATAAAGATTGAATATTAAGTAATACGTTATCTAATGATGCATCTTCATCATTTTTACATGAtcttattgaatttttaatcatttgTAAGGTTTTAATTTCCTCTGctttttttcgcgattgttCAGACATAACATTAGCATCCATCGATGTAGTTACACTACTAGTATCGTTATTTTGAGGTAAATTACCATCATATTGGCAAGACCAATTGGAACAAGCAATACGGCAAGCTTTGATTTTTTGTCTGGCATCACAGAGATATGCATGATAATTTCCATATAAACTATCTGATAATTTAGTACCATAATTTATGGATGCTGGTAACGATGTCATAGAATCACTTGTGGTATACGTGTGTCTATCAAATATAGATGGTGCGACGCTAGGTAAAGAATTCGGTTGTGACTCCAACGATGTAAGTATGCAGCAACGCGGagtcaaagataaaaatttttctgctGCACGTCCAAAAGGATCTATATCTCTTAGTCGGCTACGTTGAGAAAGCATTACATGTGAGCATGGATTTAACGCACCCAAGCATAATTCCAACATAACATCttcgcaatttaaattaaccaAGGTTTCAAATAATGCCAGAGTAACTATGCACAactaaacgaaaaaaaagaacacattagaaacaaaattatattaataaaatactctacgaaataaattgtaagaaGGAACGGTTTTTTTATTCACCTTTGATCGAGAAGAAATcctttgtattaaattatccAATATTTTGCAGTCATCGTAATTATcttctaataaaaatctaacaaGTGATCGTAGTAAGCCGGGATCGGTTACAGATCGAAGAAACAAATCAAAATAAGCTGTTGCTGTGACCAATTCTTCCATGGtcgtctaaaattatttttcaaaaaattaaaataagtatattttataaaatatcggtaaagcgaaattattaagtgtattttaatttttttttatcgagccGAGTACTCACTTGTAACAATGCTGGACCCATAACGGGAATCAGAAAACCCTGATACAAAAATTCAAGTAACTGTTTCTGTACCATTGGATGTGCCACCTGTGCAACTGCATTGCAAAATTCAAGGGAATTCATGAGTTGCGTGAGTGCGGGTAAGTCATTCACATCATCCGGTGTTAATTGATGCCAGTCATCCGTTTCAATGTCAAGTTTCCTTGGAAGTAAAGAATAAAGGCCACTTAATCCTGTAGCTAATACCTGGATAAATACAGAcgattttacaaatttttattttatacaaattttgtgTATATCTTTGCAAACATGTCtcatttaaaaacatattaattgtattacttACAGGGCATATATTAGAATGATCAGCAATGTACAATCCAActtcatcattttttttcgacaGTGACATGCATAATAACATAGCGTCTCGCGCTTGTTGACCAACACCTCCTTCCCGATGTACGTGGGGaattaatagattaaatataataaatctgaaattgttaattatatttataagaacTATACACTTCGGTAGAACGTTATTTACGACAAACAGGTATTACTTGTTTTTTGTAGTTGCAGTTGGATGGAAGAACAAATCGAGTAATGCCATATTTTGCATCAGAGCAACACATAGCTGATTCAACAATACAACTAGTTTTTTCTCTACTTCTAATGGCATAACGTCAATTGCACATTCTTCTAACAATCGTAGAAGTGGCCTTGTAACTGGCTCGTGTGCAAGAAGAGCACCACTGTGCGAAACTAATAACTCATATAACTTTATTTGTTCCAATCTTACAGCATTATTaaatctgtaaaataatttgagtaaaataatcatatatgcatacgtataaaataattatataataactaCATAGAActacatgtatataatttacttttaaaaaattaaatataaaagagcattaaatataaaatacgaataaataaataaaaaatatatgcagtACAAAGAAtatactataaaaataaaaaacacacCTTCCTGTATGTATACTCCAATCGTACAATTTAACAAGCAAATTCTCACTTAATAAATACTCTAAGCATGGAGAATGCGTTGCAGTGCTATTCTGCTGATAATGATTATGTAAATTTGAATCCTGCAGTTCTAACATCAGAAATGTCACCATCTGGTCAACATTATTAACAACCCCAAGTACATCATCTTGACTAGGTATCCCTTTAGGaggctaaaaaaaatatacaaataataaataataaaaaacctACAAGGCTCGAAAGAAAGCAAAAGCTCCAAGCGTGATTGCTCTTACTAAGGACAGCTGAATGATTTCAAAAATCTGCTGCGAATGTTTGCGAAAGCTGTCGTAGCATGCGGACGGATCGACATCCTTTGGCGGCGAGTCTCGGGATCGCTGCTTGATGAAATTCTTCAGCACATGGCCGTTCGGTATCCAACTCATTGTTCCTTAGCGAAAAAATATCCTTGGCAGCACGCAGCCAGCATCGAGGCTATCACGTTCGCGTCACAGGCTAAGTGCTCCGATATGTAAAACGGGCTCTGGCGTTTCTTTTGATACATTAATCGCACACATATCGAAACGGCGCAGAAAGAACAACGCGATAACGTGTATCACATATTCGTTAAGATAATCCATGACACATGTGTACGCGAAAAGATTTTATCGCCCTCGAGATAGATAAGGTTAGCATACTTCTTTTAGGATTTTGCCATTATTATTTGTCACCATTGAAAGACGCACGTCCGACGGGTCCGAAATATCCTCGTGTGCTTAATACAACctacttatttatatatcacaTATGTTATTGCCGCACTATTACTATTTCACTGCGCAATTTAAATTCACCTGATTTTGCCTACACAGTAGTACACATTCTTGTGCGTGTGGTGACATgcacacacgcgcacgcacacacgcgcgcgagcaAAAGAATAGAAGGGGAGAAGCAAAGGCCGTAAAGGTAGGTAAAgaacacgtaaaaaaaaaagaagatcgTTCTGCAGGTGCACAATCGCGGAAGTGGCTCGAGGCAgtaaaaacaattaatgtaattaaagaattagGTTTACTACGTGGAGGATCCACCGGGAGGACTCGTTTCGCATGAAACTTCACTTCTATTGGGTGCAATTGGATGCCAGTTCAGTCGGTTCTCGGATCAAATTAATCGGACCTTGACCAAAGTGGAGCCTCTGGTCTCCTTACTATATGCACTTATTGTACGTGGCCGTTGATCAGATGATAATAGTGATGACATGACTGTGTCCGTGTGATCCGTGTCTATATGTGCGTCAGCGCGCGTTATCGTACACGTACAGCACTTAAAGCATAGCAATCGCAGTAAATTTTGCCTTCGACCCTTTCATTTCTTTCGAtactgttaattaaatatttgcataaCGATTAACGAGCCAAGATGTTCGGTAAGAAAAAAACCCCGTCGAAACAGTCTAGGACAGCCGGCGATTTGGAACAGGTATGAGTTTTTTTGTTGTTGAATATATATACTGTacaagtttctttctttctttttttttttttaaatcggtATAATGTTTTGTATTGATTTATGATTgtagtttaaattataaatttaagtcgatcattagaaatatatatatacgtatataaatgtGATTTGTTCTTATTTTGCATCTTACAATGTTTCATGTAGTATGGCATTTTTCAAGTACCTGATATTGATATTGGCAACATTAATGGTGGTATGAtggatgatgatgataatgacgAAAGTTTGGAAGCTGAATTGGCTGCATTAGCAGCTGGTAATGATATAGGTTATAAAAGTAGACGCAATGGTAAGtttactttataaattgttaattttatgtaacagtgatatgcattattattattaatattgtggCTAATTTGTAGTATGTATGTATGCGATTGTGTACGCGTACATACAAGGTGTCTcactgtatttttatttaacagtgtttttgagaaatttaaataaattatttaaagtggAATATCCtgtatattaatgtaatatttataatttaatgatgatataaatattatacatagcTACACGCAAAGCTGATGTGAATTTGGACGAGATGGTAGCTGATTGTATGAAAGATACCAATTCTGATGAAGAACCATCTGAAGAAGATGATCCTGCATTATTGGTATATcatgaaatataaaacaattttatgttactcttaattaatataatttaaaatttgattatatcaatcattatttttgtgttttagGAAGAATTAAATATGCTCACAGGAAATGAACCAGAAAAGGCAAAAACACCTGAGctaatgataaaagaaaatgaagaagaagcAGAACAAAAATCCACTGAAACTAAAGAGGAAAATAATTCTATGCAAGAACTGATCAAAACGTTGGAAGAGAgactaaaaatttatgaaatagcTGAGGAAatagcaaaaagaaaagatgaaACTAGTAAAGCTAGACGATATAACAGAGGTATAAAAACGTTAAAGGAGATGTTAATCTCTGCACAATCAGGTCAAAGTATAAACGAAGTTGACATTCCTCCAGTTTTGCCTTCTTCAGCTATTACTGAACCTATTGTCAAAAACATAGGTAATACATATTCTTTTATGCTCGTTAttttgcgataattttttttttagtttctttaatttttattttttattatattttagaagaAGAAACGCCACCGATAAAAGATAATGAAGCAATTGAGAcatcaaatgtaattttaaatgatgATAATACTATTTCTGAACCAACAACGAATGTCACAGTTGATGAAGAAgctttgaataaattaaaagcacAGCAACAGAAGTATAAAACTGCGGCAGTTGCTTGGAAAAAGGCAGGCAACAAAGAGCAAGCGCTAGAATATGTGAAaacgataaaacaatttgatATAGTTATTGCTGCAGTCGCTGCAGGTGAAAAGCTTGATTTATCAGATATGCCACCTACTCCGATTCTACCTTCAACAACTATTGTAACACCAGCTGCAAAAGAAGAAAGTGAAATGCAACAGCAAGCTTCTACaggtacatatttttttatggacCTCGATATTATACTGTAAGTTAGGAATCT from Cardiocondyla obscurior isolate alpha-2009 linkage group LG12, Cobs3.1, whole genome shotgun sequence encodes the following:
- the LOC139107114 gene encoding FHIP family protein AGAP011705 isoform X1, which codes for MSWIPNGHVLKNFIKQRSRDSPPKDVDPSACYDSFRKHSQQIFEIIQLSLPPKGIPSQDDVLGVVNNVDQMVTFLMLELQDSNLHNHYQQNSTATHSPCLEYLLSENLLVKLYDWSIHTGRFNNAVRLEQIKLYELLVSHSGALLAHEPVTRPLLRLLEECAIDVMPLEVEKKLVVLLNQLCVALMQNMALLDLFFHPTATTKNKFIIFNLLIPHVHREGGVGQQARDAMLLCMSLSKKNDEVGLYIADHSNICPVLATGLSGLYSLLPRKLDIETDDWHQLTPDDVNDLPALTQLMNSLEFCNAVAQVAHPMVQKQLLEFLYQGFLIPVMGPALLQTTMEELVTATAYFDLFLRSVTDPGLLRSLVRFLLEDNYDDCKILDNLIQRISSRSKLCIVTLALFETLVNLNCEDVMLELCLGALNPCSHVMLSQRSRLRDIDPFGRAAEKFLSLTPRCCILTSLESQPNSLPSVAPSIFDRHTYTTSDSMTSLPASINYGTKLSDSLYGNYHAYLCDARQKIKACRIACSNWSCQYDGNLPQNNDTSSVTTSMDANVMSEQSRKKAEEIKTLQMIKNSIRSCKNDEDASLDNVLLNIQSLLEGKDLNSNKPNIEGDFNLDLALSDDEQKQLDADIAELLNENIEITDYPEKTCLDKKEPDNINDSTTAMNSFMSAGESSGYESIAFKGSPESTPDNEISEGRMSEHEEAHILIKKETDDIAMHNIKKSNISIIVETPLKKSNKDSLYRQDVFNGEPNVGIFLDVILRKLECMTSNNLYVNLHLTGLISRLAIYPQPLLQSFLLNHSLVFQPSIRSLFQVLASLKHKIDQFLSKHNNVDLLVEQARSFLINRENKLINARKNVIEAAAQSSSVKRHSLANEPFSRVFKRWEPKRKSLTLSITQLLRRTGSTSLGQSNSITQPSSISEDQLQIVGSGSRYRKTSWESPNDVSPVQNVVLCAVILDEWVKELAAITQEHAIMSLTDGLTPGCTSSIV
- the LOC139107114 gene encoding FHIP family protein CPIJ015043 isoform X3, with the translated sequence MPLEVEKKLVVLLNQLCVALMQNMALLDLFFHPTATTKNKFIIFNLLIPHVHREGGVGQQARDAMLLCMSLSKKNDEVGLYIADHSNICPVLATGLSGLYSLLPRKLDIETDDWHQLTPDDVNDLPALTQLMNSLEFCNAVAQVAHPMVQKQLLEFLYQGFLIPVMGPALLQTTMEELVTATAYFDLFLRSVTDPGLLRSLVRFLLEDNYDDCKILDNLIQRISSRSKLCIVTLALFETLVNLNCEDVMLELCLGALNPCSHVMLSQRSRLRDIDPFGRAAEKFLSLTPRCCILTSLESQPNSLPSVAPSIFDRHTYTTSDSMTSLPASINYGTKLSDSLYGNYHAYLCDARQKIKACRIACSNWSCQYDGNLPQNNDTSSVTTSMDANVMSEQSRKKAEEIKTLQMIKNSIRSCKNDEDASLDNVLLNIQSLLEGKDLNSNKPNIEGDFNLDLALSDDEQKQLDADIAELLNENIEITDYPEKTCLDKKEPDNINDSTTAMNSFMSAGESSGYESIAFKGSPESTPDNEISEGRMSEHEEAHILIKKETDDIAMHNIKKSNISIIVETPLKKSNKDSLYRQDVFNGEPNVGIFLDVILRKLECMTSNNLYVNLHLTGLISRLAIYPQPLLQSFLLNHSLVFQPSIRSLFQVLASLKHKIDQFLSKHNNVDLLVEQARSFLINRENKLINARKNVIEAAAQSSSVKRHSLANEPFSRVFKRWEPKRKSLTLSITQLLRRTGSTSLGQSNSITQPSSISEDQLQIVGSGSRYRKTSWESPNDVSPVQNVVLCAVILDEWVKELAAITQEHAIMSLTDGLTPGCTSSIV
- the E(r) gene encoding enhancer of rudimentary homolog, encoding MSHTILLVQPGVRPETRTYSDYESINECMEGVCKIYEEHLKRRNPNTPTITYDISQLFDFVDQLTDLSCLVYQKSTNTYAPYNKDWIKEKIYVLLRRAAGHGE
- the LOC139107114 gene encoding FHIP family protein AGAP011705 isoform X2, with the translated sequence MSWIPNGHVLKNFIKQRSRDSPPKDVDPSACYDSFRKHSQQIFEIIQLSLPPKGIPSQDDVLGVVNNVDQMVTFLMLELQDSNLHNHYQQNSTATHSPCLEYLLSENLLVKLYDWSIHTGRFNNAVRLEQIKLYELLVSHSGALLAHEPVTRPLLRLLEECAIDVMPLEVEKKLVVLLNQLCVALMQNMALLDLFFHPTATTKNKFIIFNLLIPHVHREGGVGQQARDAMLLCMSLSKKNDEVGLYIADHSNICPVLATGLSGLYSLLPRKLDIETDDWHQLTPDDVNDLPALTQLMNSLEFCNAVAQVAHPMVQKQLLEFLYQGFLIPVMGPALLQTTMEELVTATAYFDLFLRSVTDPGLLRSLVRFLLEDNYDDCKILDNLIQRISSRSKLCIVTLALFETLVNLNCEDVMLELCLGALNPCSHVMLSQRSRLRDIDPFGRAAEKFLSLTPRCCILTSLESQPNSLPSVAPSIFDRHTYTTSDSMTSLPASINYGTKLSDSLYGNYHAYLCDARQKIKACRIACSNWSCQYDGNLPQNNDTSSVTTSMDANVMSEQSRKKAEEIKTLQMIKNSIRSCKNDEDASLDNVLLNIQSLLEGKDLNSNKPNIEGDFNLDLALSDDEQKQLDADIAELLNENIEITDYPEKTCLDKKEPDNINDSTTAMNSFMSAGESSGYESIAFKGSPESTPDNEISEGRMSEHEEAHILIKKETDDIAMHNIKKSNISIIVETPLKKSNKDSLYRQDVFNGEPNVGIFLDVILRKLECMTSNNLYVNLHLTGLISRLAIYPQPLLQSFLLNHSLVFQPSIRSLFQVLASLKHKIDQFLSKHNNVDLLVEQARSFLINRENKLINARKNVIEAAAQSSSVKRHSLANEPFSRGEPKRKSLTLSITQLLRRTGSTSLGQSNSITQPSSISEDQLQIVGSGSRYRKTSWESPNDVSPVQNVVLCAVILDEWVKELAAITQEHAIMSLTDGNRFKF